The following proteins are co-located in the Paludibaculum fermentans genome:
- a CDS encoding ABC transporter permease, translating into MSTVYILWLRELRRYVRSRAQIVASLGQPLLYLIALGFGMGPIFQKAGQGSYLQFVAPGVIAMSVLFSSVFSGIGLLWDRQFGFLKETLVAPVPRIQIMLGKTLGAATVAVIQGLLVVVVCFLAGFRVANPAMLPFALLFMVLIACVFSALGTAIGSVLENMQGFQLIMNFLVMPIFFLSGALYPLSNLPSIMTAVTRLDPLTYGVDGLRTSLIGVSHFSLGLDALVLVSVAAVLMFVGSHLFSKIQV; encoded by the coding sequence ATGAGCACCGTTTACATCCTGTGGTTGAGGGAACTACGCCGCTATGTGCGTTCGCGAGCGCAGATCGTGGCTTCACTGGGGCAGCCGCTGCTCTACCTGATCGCCCTGGGCTTTGGCATGGGGCCCATCTTCCAGAAGGCCGGCCAGGGCAGCTACCTGCAGTTTGTGGCGCCCGGCGTGATCGCCATGTCCGTTTTGTTCAGTTCCGTGTTTTCAGGGATCGGACTGCTGTGGGACCGGCAGTTCGGCTTCCTGAAAGAGACGCTGGTGGCTCCGGTGCCGCGGATCCAGATCATGCTGGGCAAGACTTTGGGCGCCGCGACGGTGGCGGTGATCCAGGGTCTCCTCGTCGTCGTGGTCTGCTTCCTGGCTGGCTTCCGGGTGGCCAACCCGGCCATGCTGCCATTCGCGCTGCTGTTCATGGTGCTGATCGCCTGCGTGTTCAGCGCGCTGGGAACGGCCATCGGGTCGGTGCTGGAGAATATGCAGGGTTTCCAGTTGATCATGAACTTCCTGGTGATGCCGATCTTCTTCCTCTCCGGGGCGCTGTATCCGCTGAGCAATCTGCCTTCCATCATGACGGCGGTTACGAGGCTCGATCCGTTAACCTATGGAGTGGATGGACTGCGGACCTCGCTGATTGGCGTTTCCCACTTCAGCCTGGGCCTGGATGCGCTGGTGCTTGTCAGCGTAGCGGCGGTCCTGATGTTTGTCGGCAGCCATTTGTTCTCAAAGATTCAGGTCTGA
- a CDS encoding TetR/AcrR family transcriptional regulator: MARTRSDSAHRKVLDAALALFAERGIDGTSMDSVAEQSGVSKATIYKHWADKDALILEVMADINGLNARPSFDTGDTRADVRAVLAYRNPEGAEVHQKFMPHCIAYSARNPEFGLAWRHMVMEPPRRELRHLLGLGVERGELEPDLDIEGSLALLLGPVLYWYIFFKGTKEKPTVVAERVVDAFWRAYGVKVAGARGKAKRAKS; encoded by the coding sequence ATGGCTCGTACACGAAGCGACAGTGCGCATCGAAAGGTCCTGGATGCCGCGCTGGCGCTCTTCGCCGAGCGGGGCATCGACGGCACCAGCATGGATTCCGTGGCTGAGCAGTCGGGTGTCAGCAAGGCGACAATTTACAAACACTGGGCGGACAAGGACGCGCTGATCCTCGAAGTGATGGCCGACATCAACGGCCTGAATGCGCGGCCTAGCTTCGATACGGGTGATACCCGGGCGGATGTGCGAGCGGTGCTGGCTTACCGCAACCCGGAAGGGGCCGAGGTGCACCAGAAGTTCATGCCGCACTGCATCGCCTATTCGGCGCGCAATCCCGAGTTCGGGCTGGCGTGGCGGCACATGGTGATGGAGCCGCCGCGCCGTGAATTGCGGCATCTGCTGGGGCTCGGCGTGGAGCGCGGCGAGTTGGAGCCGGATCTCGACATCGAGGGTTCGCTGGCGCTGCTGCTGGGTCCGGTGCTGTATTGGTACATCTTCTTCAAGGGCACCAAGGAGAAGCCCACCGTGGTGGCTGAACGCGTGGTGGATGCGTTTTGGCGGGCTTACGGGGTGAAGGTGGCCGGCGCACGCGGCAAGGCGAAGCGGGCCAAGTCCTGA
- a CDS encoding DUF4380 domain-containing protein codes for MAQVRLAIAALAGLSFVSSAAVTVQKQNYQGWPNSYRISNGEVELVVTGDVGPRVIRYGFVGGQNLFKEYKEQLGKSGEAAFQARGGHRVWKAPEDPVATWAPDNVPVEVKQTAQGVIAREPKEPLTGLQKEIEIRLAASGSGVTVIHRITNGSLFPLEFSAWALTQMAQGGTAVTGFPPRGKHPVNLEATNPLVMWAYTDLSDKRWTFTKKYLMLRQDPANAEPQKLGTFNADTWAAYVLNGEAFVKRVRADASKTYPDFGCSFETFTNDEFLEVETVGPLTKLQPGQTVEHVENWSLHKNVRLDAKTDAALDQLILPLVQATNGVR; via the coding sequence ATGGCGCAAGTAAGATTGGCGATCGCCGCATTAGCCGGCCTCAGCTTTGTCAGCAGTGCGGCTGTCACCGTACAAAAACAGAACTATCAGGGGTGGCCCAACAGCTACCGCATCAGCAATGGCGAGGTGGAACTCGTGGTGACGGGCGACGTCGGCCCGCGCGTGATCCGCTACGGCTTTGTGGGCGGGCAGAACCTGTTCAAGGAATATAAGGAGCAACTGGGCAAGAGCGGCGAGGCGGCGTTCCAGGCGCGCGGCGGCCACCGGGTGTGGAAGGCGCCCGAGGATCCTGTCGCCACCTGGGCTCCGGACAACGTGCCTGTGGAGGTGAAGCAGACAGCCCAGGGCGTGATCGCGCGGGAGCCGAAAGAGCCGCTCACCGGGCTGCAGAAGGAGATCGAGATTCGTCTGGCGGCCAGCGGCAGCGGTGTCACTGTGATCCATCGCATCACAAACGGATCCCTGTTCCCGCTGGAGTTCTCGGCCTGGGCGCTGACGCAGATGGCCCAGGGCGGCACCGCGGTCACCGGCTTCCCACCGCGCGGCAAGCACCCGGTGAACCTGGAAGCCACAAATCCGCTGGTGATGTGGGCATACACAGACCTCTCTGACAAGCGCTGGACGTTCACGAAGAAGTACCTCATGCTGCGCCAGGATCCGGCGAATGCCGAGCCGCAGAAGCTGGGGACCTTCAACGCAGACACCTGGGCGGCGTATGTGCTGAACGGAGAGGCCTTCGTGAAGCGCGTGAGGGCGGACGCGAGCAAGACCTATCCCGACTTCGGCTGTTCGTTTGAGACCTTCACGAACGATGAGTTTCTGGAAGTAGAGACCGTAGGCCCGCTGACCAAGCTGCAGCCCGGCCAGACGGTGGAGCACGTGGAGAACTGGAGTCTCCACAAGAATGTGCGTCTGGATGCCAAGACCGACGCCGCGCTGGACCAGTTGATTCTTCCTTTGGTTCAGGCGACCAACGGGGTGCGGTAA
- a CDS encoding GH116 family glycosyl-hydrolase produces the protein MSRKQSGADSGRRGFLKKVALGAAAVPAVGQTAAAPAATADPAPAAAASPFEYPRSFRGRQLATIAFPLGGVGAGSVSLGGRGQLRDWEIFNRPEKGRLLSYTFPSIWAQAGAGKPVARVLEARLLSPYQVGRGLDPAQVSGLTRLEDAKFTGEFPMAGIEFHDKTLPVKVKLEAFTPFIPLEPDDSGLPVAVLRYKVTNPGKVAAKVSIAYSMDNPVGLNPRARPERGRPPEQERTNEFRTGNGLHGLMMTDAKAAAGAPMTGSVALCILNAGDGKVTHLRGWQKAKWWASPLLFWDDFSDDGQLGPEPESRNTVGSLCLQRTIAPGAEADFTFLLAWHFPNRTPAWCGWVAPQGDENVVIGNYYAQRFADAWKVAEYIASHLEPLEKRTRAFTAAIRASTLPAAVKDAATANLSTLVTNTCFRTADGKFRGFEGIDDERGCCFGNCTHVWNYEVATQHLFPSLARSMRESAFELGAAMEGVIPIRLMIPEKKQTSGTTAADGTMGQIIKAYLDWRLSGDEAWLRSMWPKIKQAMEFAWVEGGWDGDRDGVAEGVQHNTYDVEFYGPNPMCGAYYLGGLRACEEMARAAGDTAFAQQCAGLFHNGSRWIDANLFNGQHYIQKIQGIPTAKIAKPLRSTGGAEDPEHPDFQLGEGCLTDQLIGQYLADLAGLGPLLDPAHIRKTLESIYRYNHRSTLTNHDSVERIYALNDEAAVLICDYAAGKRPRIPFPYASEAWTGIEYLFGTQLIAAGMVREGTQCFEDVRRRYDGEKRNPWDEIECGHHYARAMSAWSGVLALTGFQYHGGAGSLAVAPRIRPENFTSFWSTGGGWGVFSHSLKGGRTQLTVSVTEGKLSCRTVEVSGGVAAGGASVASIGNSKLAHEVKREGKRVRFVFAEPLEIAAGETLTLSV, from the coding sequence ATGAGTCGAAAACAGAGTGGAGCCGATTCCGGCCGGCGAGGCTTCCTGAAAAAGGTGGCCCTGGGGGCGGCGGCGGTACCGGCGGTGGGACAGACAGCGGCCGCGCCTGCCGCAACGGCAGATCCTGCTCCTGCGGCCGCCGCCAGCCCCTTTGAATACCCGCGCTCGTTTCGCGGCCGGCAACTGGCCACCATCGCCTTTCCCCTGGGCGGTGTGGGCGCCGGCAGTGTGAGCCTGGGCGGGCGGGGCCAACTGCGCGATTGGGAAATCTTCAACCGGCCCGAGAAGGGGCGCCTGCTCAGTTACACGTTCCCCAGCATCTGGGCGCAGGCCGGGGCGGGCAAGCCGGTGGCACGCGTACTGGAAGCCCGGCTGCTCTCGCCCTACCAGGTGGGCCGCGGCCTGGATCCGGCGCAGGTGTCGGGCCTGACGCGCCTCGAGGACGCCAAATTCACGGGCGAGTTCCCTATGGCGGGGATTGAGTTTCACGACAAGACCCTGCCGGTGAAGGTGAAGCTGGAAGCGTTCACGCCCTTCATCCCCTTGGAGCCCGACGATTCCGGGCTGCCGGTGGCCGTGCTGCGCTACAAGGTGACGAACCCGGGCAAGGTGGCGGCCAAGGTGTCGATCGCCTACTCCATGGATAATCCGGTCGGCTTGAATCCACGCGCGCGGCCGGAGCGTGGACGGCCTCCGGAACAGGAGCGCACGAACGAGTTCCGCACCGGCAACGGTCTGCACGGCCTCATGATGACCGATGCAAAGGCCGCGGCCGGCGCTCCCATGACCGGTTCCGTCGCGCTCTGCATCCTGAACGCGGGCGATGGGAAGGTGACGCATCTGCGCGGCTGGCAGAAGGCGAAGTGGTGGGCCAGCCCGCTGCTGTTCTGGGACGATTTCTCGGACGACGGGCAACTGGGGCCGGAACCGGAGTCGCGCAATACCGTTGGTTCCCTCTGCCTGCAACGGACCATCGCGCCCGGCGCGGAGGCCGATTTCACGTTCCTACTGGCCTGGCATTTCCCTAACCGGACGCCCGCCTGGTGCGGTTGGGTGGCGCCGCAGGGCGACGAGAACGTCGTGATAGGGAACTACTACGCGCAGCGCTTCGCCGATGCCTGGAAGGTGGCGGAGTATATTGCTTCCCATCTCGAACCGCTGGAGAAACGGACGCGGGCGTTCACGGCGGCCATCCGCGCGTCCACGCTGCCGGCCGCTGTGAAGGATGCCGCCACGGCCAACCTCTCCACCCTGGTGACGAACACCTGCTTCCGCACCGCCGATGGGAAGTTTCGCGGCTTCGAAGGCATCGACGATGAACGCGGCTGCTGCTTCGGGAATTGCACGCATGTCTGGAACTACGAGGTAGCCACGCAGCACCTGTTCCCGTCGCTGGCACGCTCCATGCGGGAGTCCGCCTTTGAATTAGGGGCGGCGATGGAGGGCGTGATCCCCATCCGGCTGATGATTCCGGAGAAGAAGCAGACCTCGGGGACGACCGCGGCCGACGGCACGATGGGGCAGATCATTAAGGCCTATCTGGATTGGCGGCTCTCGGGCGACGAGGCCTGGCTGAGGAGTATGTGGCCGAAGATCAAGCAGGCCATGGAATTCGCGTGGGTGGAAGGCGGCTGGGACGGCGACCGCGATGGCGTGGCGGAAGGGGTCCAGCACAACACCTACGACGTCGAGTTCTATGGGCCGAATCCGATGTGCGGAGCGTATTACCTTGGCGGGCTGCGCGCCTGCGAGGAGATGGCCCGGGCCGCGGGCGACACAGCGTTCGCCCAGCAGTGCGCGGGCCTGTTCCACAACGGCAGCCGCTGGATCGATGCCAATCTCTTCAATGGCCAGCACTACATCCAGAAGATCCAGGGCATCCCGACGGCGAAGATCGCCAAGCCGCTGCGGTCCACCGGCGGCGCCGAGGATCCGGAGCATCCCGATTTCCAGTTGGGCGAGGGCTGCCTCACGGATCAGTTGATCGGCCAGTATCTGGCGGATCTGGCCGGCCTCGGGCCGCTGCTCGATCCGGCCCACATCCGCAAGACTCTGGAAAGCATCTACCGCTACAACCACCGCTCCACCCTGACGAATCACGACTCAGTGGAGCGGATCTATGCCCTCAACGACGAGGCGGCGGTGCTCATCTGCGACTACGCCGCGGGCAAGCGGCCGCGCATCCCATTCCCCTATGCCTCAGAGGCGTGGACCGGCATCGAGTACCTGTTCGGGACCCAACTCATCGCCGCTGGGATGGTCCGCGAAGGCACGCAGTGCTTTGAGGATGTCCGCAGGCGATACGACGGCGAGAAGCGCAATCCGTGGGACGAGATCGAGTGCGGCCACCACTATGCACGCGCCATGTCGGCGTGGTCGGGCGTGCTGGCGCTCACCGGATTCCAGTATCACGGCGGAGCGGGGAGCCTGGCCGTCGCGCCCCGCATCCGGCCGGAAAACTTCACGTCCTTCTGGTCGACTGGCGGCGGGTGGGGTGTATTTTCGCACTCCCTCAAGGGCGGGCGGACTCAACTCACGGTCTCGGTGACGGAGGGCAAACTGTCGTGCCGGACGGTGGAAGTGTCGGGCGGCGTGGCTGCCGGCGGAGCGTCCGTCGCCAGCATCGGCAACAGCAAACTGGCCCATGAAGTGAAGCGGGAAGGCAAGCGGGTTCGATTCGTCTTTGCCGAGCCGCTGGAGATCGCGGCTGGAGAAACGTTGACGCTTTCGGTCTAG
- a CDS encoding DinB family protein — MNPYASFTGGRDPQQIIAGTPARLQELFTTLGPERANIAPAEGKWSAREILCHLADTEIVFAFRLRQSISDEHHVIQPFDQDRWASSYTPYSTDAALATFTAVRQWNVAFIQSVPAADFSKPLTHPERGTMSFGVLVETMAGHDNNHIQQIEAIAAR; from the coding sequence ATGAACCCCTATGCTTCCTTCACAGGCGGGCGCGATCCCCAGCAGATCATTGCCGGGACGCCCGCGCGGCTACAGGAGTTGTTCACCACTCTAGGACCCGAGCGCGCGAACATCGCGCCGGCCGAGGGCAAATGGAGCGCTCGGGAGATCCTCTGCCACCTGGCAGACACCGAGATCGTTTTCGCCTTTCGTTTGCGGCAGTCGATTTCCGACGAGCACCATGTCATCCAGCCCTTCGACCAGGATCGCTGGGCCTCGTCCTACACTCCTTATTCGACGGATGCCGCACTGGCAACCTTTACCGCGGTCCGGCAATGGAACGTGGCCTTCATCCAGTCGGTCCCGGCCGCGGACTTCTCGAAGCCGCTCACGCATCCTGAGCGCGGCACGATGTCGTTTGGGGTTCTGGTGGAGACAATGGCTGGGCACGACAACAATCACATCCAGCAGATTGAGGCGATCGCGGCACGCTAA
- a CDS encoding MarR family winged helix-turn-helix transcriptional regulator: MQNSNPSNSKAQAVHLWLVLSRASHVIEMHAVRSIESMGIGKSDFAVLEALLHKGPLPVNLLGRKVLLTSGSITTAVDRLEERGLVRRCNDAKDRRARIVSLTQAGSELAEKLFAAHADDMECAAAVISEEEQVTLIHLLRKLGLGAGALLHSPS, from the coding sequence ATGCAGAACAGCAACCCAAGCAATTCAAAAGCCCAGGCGGTTCATCTCTGGCTGGTCCTCTCGCGGGCGTCGCATGTGATTGAGATGCACGCGGTGCGAAGCATCGAATCGATGGGGATCGGCAAGAGCGACTTCGCGGTGCTGGAGGCGCTGCTGCACAAGGGTCCGCTGCCGGTGAACCTGCTAGGCCGGAAAGTGCTGCTCACCAGCGGCTCCATCACCACGGCGGTCGACCGGCTGGAAGAGCGCGGCTTGGTCCGGCGCTGCAACGATGCGAAGGACCGCAGGGCCCGCATCGTCTCGTTGACACAGGCGGGTTCGGAGCTGGCTGAGAAGCTCTTTGCCGCACATGCCGACGATATGGAATGCGCGGCCGCTGTGATTTCGGAAGAAGAGCAGGTGACGCTGATCCATCTGCTGCGCAAGCTGGGGCTGGGCGCTGGGGCGTTGCTGCACTCGCCCTCTTAG
- a CDS encoding pirin family protein encodes MSDFKKLTGVHGSGSTHWVGDGFPVRNLFPSNGLNGEVSPFLMLDYAGPRMFEPAARPRGVGEHPHRGFETVTIAYQGSVAHRDSAGNSGVIGPGDVQWMTAASGVVHEEMHEAEFTKKGGIFEMVQLWVNLPAKEKMSKPRYQGIESAQIPVVELGEGSVARIIAGSWAEAQGAAQTVTPVELFDLRLKAGAKVEIPVPEGHNAAVVLLRGGVTFNGEKTVKGEAQIATFTTRGGQIAVEALEDTTLLVLGGEPINEPVASYGPFVMNTREQIMQAIEDFNAGRMGRLS; translated from the coding sequence ATGAGCGACTTCAAAAAACTGACTGGTGTCCATGGCTCCGGGTCCACGCACTGGGTGGGCGATGGTTTCCCGGTACGCAATCTGTTTCCTTCGAACGGCCTGAACGGGGAAGTGAGCCCGTTCCTCATGCTGGACTACGCCGGCCCCCGCATGTTCGAGCCGGCTGCCCGGCCGCGCGGCGTCGGCGAGCATCCGCACCGCGGGTTTGAAACCGTCACGATCGCCTACCAGGGTTCGGTGGCGCATCGTGATTCCGCCGGCAACTCGGGCGTGATTGGACCGGGGGACGTGCAGTGGATGACTGCTGCCTCGGGTGTGGTCCACGAGGAGATGCACGAGGCGGAGTTCACGAAGAAGGGCGGCATCTTTGAGATGGTGCAGCTTTGGGTGAACCTGCCGGCCAAGGAGAAGATGTCGAAGCCGCGCTACCAGGGCATCGAGAGCGCGCAGATTCCGGTGGTCGAGCTCGGCGAAGGTTCTGTCGCCCGCATCATCGCCGGTTCGTGGGCGGAGGCGCAGGGCGCTGCGCAGACGGTTACTCCGGTGGAGTTGTTCGACCTGCGGCTGAAGGCCGGAGCCAAGGTCGAGATCCCGGTGCCGGAAGGCCACAATGCCGCGGTTGTGCTGTTGCGCGGCGGCGTGACTTTCAATGGGGAAAAGACCGTCAAGGGTGAGGCGCAGATCGCGACCTTCACTACGCGCGGCGGACAGATTGCGGTAGAGGCCCTGGAAGACACCACCTTGCTGGTCCTGGGCGGTGAGCCCATCAACGAGCCTGTGGCCAGCTACGGCCCGTTCGTGATGAACACCCGCGAGCAGATCATGCAGGCGATTGAGGACTTCAACGCCGGCAGGATGGGGCGGCTGAGCTAA
- a CDS encoding VOC family protein: MRRKTWGTIALGTLLLFPVCSRGGQEVKSPQPENTKPAVKVEQRGRILGIGGVFLKSANRDQMREWYSKHLGLADKGQGVMLPWREHDDPQKEHVTVWTLFPASTDYLGPAPFMINYIVDDLDALLDRLKLEGVKIDPKRMNESYGRFAWIYDVDGNKIELWQPAAKP; this comes from the coding sequence ATGCGCAGAAAAACCTGGGGCACAATTGCGCTCGGTACGCTATTGCTCTTCCCGGTGTGCTCAAGAGGAGGACAGGAAGTGAAATCTCCGCAGCCTGAAAACACGAAGCCGGCTGTCAAAGTGGAACAGCGCGGGCGCATCCTGGGAATCGGCGGTGTTTTCCTCAAATCCGCCAATCGCGATCAGATGCGCGAATGGTATTCGAAGCATCTTGGGCTCGCGGACAAAGGCCAAGGTGTCATGCTGCCGTGGCGCGAACACGACGACCCGCAAAAAGAACACGTTACCGTTTGGACTCTTTTTCCCGCCTCCACTGATTATCTCGGGCCCGCACCGTTCATGATCAACTACATCGTGGACGACCTGGATGCTTTGCTCGACCGCCTGAAACTGGAGGGCGTAAAGATAGATCCGAAACGAATGAACGAGTCCTACGGTCGCTTTGCCTGGATCTATGACGTGGACGGAAACAAGATTGAGCTCTGGCAGCCGGCTGCAAAGCCGTAA
- a CDS encoding sigma-54-dependent transcriptional regulator: MSHLLIVDDEANTLASLSLAFRLAGHQTTLADSAQRALECVRTQVFDLILSDVVMPDKDGIALLEEIRGLGISTPVIMVSGQATVDMAVRATKLGALDFLEKPLSTDRLLLALDNALKLTRLEAENRELRQRVGRHEIVWKSDAMRRVMTQVERVATGESRVCILGETGTGKELIARAVHEKSHRRGGPFITLNCAAVPQELIESELFGHEKGSFTGATARQLGKFEQAHGGTLFLDEIGDMPAVMQAKFLRVLEEGEIERIGSSSTVRVDVRVVVATHRNLEEQVRAGSFRQDLFHRVYVIPVQLPPLRDRKGDIPVLVEHLAAQISQQNGWRVRGFTSGALQALEGYSWPGNVRELRNAVERALLLAEGEVDEEAVRLCLPHSREAGAATGTLAARMDAFEKETILQELKRQQYNMTETARALGLERSHLYKKCAQTGIEVESLRKGQ; encoded by the coding sequence GTGAGCCACCTGCTGATTGTCGACGACGAAGCGAACACCCTCGCGTCCCTCTCGCTCGCCTTCCGCCTCGCCGGCCATCAGACGACGCTCGCCGACAGCGCGCAGCGTGCACTGGAGTGCGTCCGCACGCAGGTTTTCGACCTGATCCTCTCGGACGTTGTGATGCCAGACAAGGACGGCATTGCCCTGCTGGAAGAGATCCGGGGCCTGGGCATCTCCACTCCGGTGATCATGGTCTCCGGCCAGGCGACGGTCGACATGGCGGTGCGTGCGACGAAACTGGGCGCGCTCGATTTCCTGGAAAAACCGCTCTCCACCGACCGGCTGCTGCTGGCGCTGGACAACGCTCTCAAATTGACCCGGCTCGAAGCCGAGAACCGCGAATTGCGGCAGCGCGTGGGGCGGCACGAGATCGTCTGGAAGAGTGACGCAATGCGGCGCGTGATGACCCAGGTGGAACGAGTGGCCACCGGCGAGTCCCGCGTCTGCATTCTGGGTGAGACCGGAACCGGCAAGGAGCTCATCGCCCGGGCCGTCCACGAAAAGAGCCACCGGCGCGGCGGCCCGTTCATCACGCTGAACTGCGCGGCCGTCCCGCAGGAATTGATCGAGTCGGAACTGTTCGGCCACGAGAAGGGCTCGTTCACCGGAGCCACCGCCCGCCAGTTGGGCAAGTTCGAACAGGCTCACGGCGGGACGCTGTTCCTGGACGAGATCGGCGACATGCCGGCCGTCATGCAGGCGAAGTTCCTGCGGGTGCTGGAAGAGGGAGAGATCGAGCGCATCGGCTCCAGCAGTACCGTGCGCGTGGACGTGCGTGTCGTCGTGGCCACCCATCGCAATCTGGAGGAACAGGTGCGCGCGGGCAGCTTCCGCCAGGATCTCTTCCACCGCGTCTATGTCATTCCCGTGCAACTGCCTCCGTTGCGTGACCGCAAGGGCGACATCCCAGTGCTGGTCGAGCATCTGGCGGCGCAGATCAGCCAGCAGAACGGCTGGCGCGTGCGAGGCTTCACCAGCGGAGCACTCCAGGCGCTGGAGGGATACTCGTGGCCGGGCAACGTGCGCGAGCTGCGCAATGCAGTGGAGCGGGCGCTGCTGCTGGCCGAAGGCGAGGTGGATGAGGAGGCCGTGCGCCTCTGCCTGCCGCATTCGAGAGAAGCCGGCGCGGCCACCGGAACGCTGGCGGCCCGGATGGACGCCTTTGAGAAGGAGACTATCCTGCAGGAGCTGAAGCGCCAGCAGTACAACATGACCGAGACAGCGCGGGCACTGGGCCTGGAGCGCAGCCATCTCTACAAGAAGTGCGCGCAGACGGGCATCGAAGTCGAGTCGCTGCGCAAGGGGCAGTAG
- a CDS encoding sensor histidine kinase gives MTFRTKLLLITSLTVTGSVALATGAISLWTRLTFERMDLDRRQTALRQFQKDLSTRGQEVAARVQKAAISETALRVAIEANRPSPDLSLLLNDARTLAETQSLDFLDLVQPDLSILSSAHWPARFGYKNDWAGAESGRTSPDPFLTRVPTQEGSAAALAAVRTVNAGEKKIFVLGAERLNPSFLASIGASPGTRAVLWLSAQEVFDANGPLIQGDRLALLAAEVERTGKPANATIQWEASNESAEALQAMPFLSGGKVVGVLFIGTSLREQIRLQRSILWTGLLVGASGILLGLLTGLWTTERVTRPVKLLAAGAKAVAGGDLNARVSISPGDEIGDLAESFNAMTVQLSEQRARAIQAERVAAWRELARRLAHELKNPLFPLQITVENLRKARAQHPQQFEEVFEQCTSTLLAELGNLRGIVDRFSDFAKMPQPTKGPAELNEVVRGVVRLFEAQFAARTTAPIELALQLSSEPLPVQLDQEQMGRALKNLVLNAMDAMPAGGTLRIRTAQAGGSVSLEVADSGQGLTQEECERLFTPYYTTKRHGTGLGLAIVQSVVSDHQGKISVTSEPGKGACFLITLPAGRVE, from the coding sequence ATGACCTTCCGCACAAAGCTGCTGCTCATCACGTCGCTCACCGTCACCGGCAGTGTTGCCCTCGCGACAGGCGCGATCTCCCTGTGGACCCGGCTGACGTTTGAGCGAATGGACCTGGATCGGCGCCAGACCGCGCTTCGCCAATTCCAGAAGGACCTTTCGACACGCGGCCAGGAGGTGGCGGCACGGGTCCAGAAGGCGGCCATTTCGGAAACGGCGCTGCGGGTCGCCATCGAAGCGAACCGGCCGTCGCCCGACCTGTCGCTGCTGCTGAACGACGCGCGCACACTGGCCGAGACGCAGAGCCTCGACTTCCTGGACCTTGTACAACCCGACCTCTCCATCCTCTCGTCCGCGCACTGGCCCGCCCGCTTCGGCTACAAGAACGACTGGGCCGGCGCCGAGAGCGGCCGGACTTCGCCCGATCCTTTCCTGACGCGAGTGCCGACACAGGAAGGCAGCGCTGCCGCACTGGCAGCGGTCCGCACGGTGAATGCGGGCGAGAAGAAGATCTTCGTGCTGGGCGCCGAACGGTTGAACCCGTCGTTCCTGGCCTCCATCGGCGCGAGCCCCGGTACCCGCGCCGTGCTGTGGCTCTCGGCCCAGGAAGTATTCGACGCGAACGGGCCGCTGATCCAGGGAGACCGCCTGGCCCTCTTGGCGGCCGAAGTGGAGCGCACCGGCAAGCCCGCCAACGCCACCATCCAATGGGAGGCATCCAACGAGAGCGCTGAAGCGCTACAGGCGATGCCGTTTCTGAGCGGCGGCAAGGTGGTGGGCGTCTTGTTCATTGGCACGTCTTTGCGGGAACAGATCCGCTTGCAGCGCTCGATCCTGTGGACTGGCCTGCTGGTGGGCGCGTCAGGCATCCTGCTGGGGCTGCTCACGGGATTGTGGACCACGGAACGAGTCACGCGGCCCGTGAAGCTGCTGGCGGCGGGCGCCAAAGCCGTAGCGGGCGGGGACTTGAATGCGCGAGTGAGCATCTCGCCAGGAGACGAAATCGGCGACCTCGCCGAGTCGTTCAACGCCATGACCGTGCAGCTCTCGGAGCAGCGCGCCCGCGCGATCCAGGCGGAGCGCGTCGCGGCCTGGCGCGAACTGGCCCGGCGCCTGGCCCACGAGTTGAAGAACCCCCTCTTCCCCCTGCAGATCACGGTAGAAAACCTGCGCAAGGCGCGCGCCCAGCATCCGCAGCAATTCGAAGAGGTCTTTGAGCAGTGCACGTCGACGCTGCTGGCCGAACTCGGCAACCTGCGCGGCATCGTCGACCGCTTCAGCGACTTCGCCAAGATGCCGCAACCCACCAAAGGACCAGCCGAGTTAAACGAAGTGGTGCGCGGAGTCGTGCGGTTGTTCGAAGCCCAATTTGCCGCGCGAACCACGGCGCCCATCGAACTCGCCCTGCAACTCTCCAGCGAGCCCCTGCCGGTGCAACTCGACCAGGAGCAGATGGGCCGGGCGTTGAAGAACCTGGTGCTGAACGCGATGGACGCCATGCCGGCCGGCGGCACGCTTCGAATCCGCACGGCCCAGGCAGGAGGCAGCGTCTCCCTGGAAGTGGCGGATAGCGGCCAGGGCCTGACGCAGGAGGAGTGCGAGCGCCTGTTCACGCCGTATTACACAACGAAGCGCCACGGCACCGGACTCGGGCTGGCGATCGTCCAGAGCGTCGTCAGCGACCATCAGGGTAAGATCAGCGTGACCAGTGAGCCGGGCAAAGGAGCCTGCTTCCTGATCACACTGCCCGCCGGGAGGGTCGAGTGA